A single region of the Plantactinospora soyae genome encodes:
- a CDS encoding GNAT family N-acetyltransferase: MTIYETERLVVRNWTLEPADLARVYDTYSRSEVVRHLGAAQFPLRTPADAEELVRRWHARNIRFGVETYGLWAVQRREDGLVVGTVMLKPLPGVDESTLTADIEVGWHLHPDSWGHGYATEAARGAVERGFAAGVEEIYAVVSPGNEASMSVARRLGMASIGRRADWYGGQELEAFRLRRP, translated from the coding sequence GTGACGATCTACGAGACCGAACGACTGGTGGTCCGGAACTGGACGCTGGAGCCCGCCGATCTCGCGCGGGTGTACGACACCTACTCCCGTTCCGAGGTCGTCCGTCACCTGGGTGCGGCACAGTTCCCGCTCCGTACGCCCGCCGACGCCGAGGAGTTGGTACGTCGCTGGCACGCCCGCAACATCCGGTTCGGCGTGGAGACGTACGGCCTCTGGGCGGTGCAGCGTCGGGAGGACGGGCTGGTGGTCGGCACCGTGATGCTCAAGCCGTTGCCCGGAGTCGACGAGTCGACGCTGACCGCCGACATCGAGGTCGGCTGGCACCTGCATCCCGACTCGTGGGGGCACGGGTACGCCACCGAGGCGGCGCGCGGAGCCGTCGAGCGGGGCTTCGCGGCCGGGGTCGAGGAGATCTACGCCGTCGTGTCACCCGGGAACGAGGCGTCGATGTCGGTCGCCCGTCGGCTCGGCATGGCGTCGATCGGCCGGCGGGCCGACTGGTACGGCGGCCAGGAGTTGGAAGCCTTCCGGCTGCGCCGCCCCTGA
- the dxr gene encoding 1-deoxy-D-xylulose-5-phosphate reductoisomerase, whose product MSSPREIVLLGSTGSIGTQAIDIVRRNPDRFRVVALGAGGGNVGQLAAQALELGVEVVGVAKASAAQDLQLAFYAEAAKRDYPAGGFRIPKIVAGPSAMTELAEWPCDIVLNGVVGSLGLAPTLAALRAGRTLALANKESLVAGGPVVRAAIRRPGQIVPVDSEHSALAQCLRGGSRAEVRRLILTASGGPFRGRRRDELTGVTPEQALAHPTWNMGPVVTINCANLVNKALEVIETHELFDVPYDDIEVTVHPQSVIHSMVEFVDGSTLAQASPPDMRLPIALALGWPDRVPEAASAVDWTTAHSWQFDPLDEAAFPAVRLAKQAGTVGRCRPAIYNAANEECVAAFLAGRLPFLGIVDTLERVLEAAPDFAEPGNVEEVLAAESWARAHAQEIIAKAVEGA is encoded by the coding sequence GTGAGTTCTCCGCGTGAGATCGTGTTGCTCGGTTCCACCGGGTCGATCGGCACCCAGGCGATCGACATAGTGCGCCGTAATCCGGACCGGTTCCGGGTGGTCGCGCTCGGCGCCGGCGGCGGTAACGTGGGCCAACTCGCCGCCCAGGCGCTCGAACTCGGGGTCGAGGTGGTCGGGGTCGCGAAGGCCTCCGCCGCGCAGGACCTGCAACTGGCCTTCTATGCGGAGGCGGCGAAGCGGGACTACCCAGCTGGCGGCTTCCGGATTCCCAAGATCGTGGCGGGTCCGTCCGCCATGACCGAACTCGCCGAGTGGCCGTGCGACATCGTGCTGAACGGCGTCGTCGGCTCGCTCGGCCTGGCGCCCACCCTGGCGGCGCTGCGCGCCGGCCGTACCCTCGCATTGGCGAACAAGGAGTCGCTGGTGGCCGGTGGTCCGGTGGTCCGGGCCGCGATCCGCCGCCCGGGGCAGATCGTGCCGGTCGACTCCGAGCACTCGGCGCTGGCCCAGTGCCTGCGCGGGGGCAGCCGGGCCGAGGTGCGCCGACTGATCCTCACCGCCAGCGGAGGGCCGTTCCGGGGCCGCCGCCGCGACGAGTTGACCGGCGTCACCCCCGAGCAGGCGCTCGCGCACCCCACCTGGAACATGGGACCGGTGGTCACGATCAACTGTGCGAACCTGGTGAACAAGGCGCTGGAAGTGATCGAGACCCACGAGTTGTTCGACGTCCCGTACGACGACATCGAGGTGACGGTGCATCCCCAGTCGGTGATCCACTCGATGGTGGAGTTCGTCGACGGCTCGACCCTGGCCCAGGCCAGCCCGCCGGACATGCGGCTGCCGATCGCGCTCGCCCTCGGCTGGCCGGACCGGGTGCCCGAGGCCGCGTCCGCCGTCGACTGGACCACCGCGCACAGCTGGCAGTTCGATCCGCTGGACGAGGCGGCCTTCCCCGCCGTACGGCTGGCCAAGCAGGCCGGCACGGTCGGGCGGTGCCGTCCGGCGATATACAACGCCGCCAACGAGGAGTGCGTCGCCGCGTTCCTCGCCGGCCGGCTGCCGTTCCTCGGCATCGTCGACACGCTCGAACGCGTGCTGGAGGCGGCCCCGGATTTTGCCGAACCGGGTAACGTCGAGGAGGTGCTCGCCGCCGAATCCTGGGCGCGGGCACACGCCCAGGAGATCATCGCGAAGGCGGTCGAGGGAGCTTGA
- a CDS encoding M50 family metallopeptidase, whose product MLYLLGVVAFALAILISVSLHEAGHMLTAKRFGMKVTRYFVGFGPTVWSFRRGETEYGLKAIPLGGFCKIVGMTPQDDDVDPADEPRAMWRFPLWKRTVVMSAGSVAHFLLAIVTLWLAAIFMGLPNPDYPTNQAEVRNEPARIELASCVVRENPPSRACQAGDPASPAAQANLRDGDVITSIGTTSVANWGQMLDAVRATKPGPVPVTYVRDGATHTAQVNLAEVQRPPQDQADGPVGPVSALGVGLGTPPTITYGPVAAFGATADFTGDMAVNTAKAIQRIPQKVPALWAAITGEERDVDTPISVVGASRLGGEAVQHGLWEVFVLLFISLNFFIGVFNLLPLLPMDGGHIAIAWFERARSWLFARLGKPDPGRVDYFKLMPVTYALILIGGAFTLLTVTADVVNPITLIQR is encoded by the coding sequence ATGCTGTATCTACTCGGGGTGGTGGCGTTCGCCCTCGCAATCCTCATCTCGGTGAGCCTGCACGAGGCCGGGCACATGCTCACGGCCAAGCGGTTCGGGATGAAGGTGACCCGGTACTTCGTCGGGTTCGGTCCCACCGTCTGGTCGTTCCGGCGGGGCGAGACCGAGTACGGACTCAAGGCGATCCCGCTGGGCGGTTTCTGCAAGATCGTCGGGATGACCCCGCAGGACGACGACGTCGACCCGGCCGACGAGCCCCGGGCGATGTGGCGGTTCCCGCTCTGGAAGCGGACCGTGGTGATGTCCGCCGGCTCGGTGGCGCACTTCCTGCTCGCCATCGTCACGCTCTGGCTCGCCGCGATCTTCATGGGCCTGCCCAACCCGGACTACCCGACCAACCAGGCGGAGGTCCGCAACGAGCCGGCGCGGATCGAACTGGCGTCCTGCGTCGTTCGGGAGAACCCGCCGAGCCGGGCCTGCCAGGCAGGTGACCCGGCCAGCCCGGCCGCCCAGGCGAACCTGCGCGACGGCGACGTGATCACCTCGATCGGCACCACGTCGGTGGCGAACTGGGGGCAGATGCTCGACGCCGTCCGGGCGACCAAGCCAGGTCCGGTCCCGGTCACCTACGTCCGGGACGGTGCGACGCACACCGCCCAGGTCAACCTCGCCGAGGTGCAGCGCCCGCCGCAGGACCAGGCCGACGGCCCGGTCGGCCCGGTCTCGGCACTGGGCGTCGGACTCGGTACGCCGCCGACGATCACCTACGGGCCGGTCGCGGCCTTCGGGGCGACCGCCGACTTCACCGGCGACATGGCGGTCAACACCGCCAAGGCGATCCAGCGGATCCCGCAGAAGGTTCCGGCCCTCTGGGCGGCGATCACCGGTGAGGAACGCGACGTCGACACCCCGATCAGCGTGGTCGGGGCCAGCCGGCTCGGCGGCGAGGCCGTCCAGCACGGGCTCTGGGAAGTCTTCGTGCTCCTCTTCATCTCGCTGAACTTCTTCATCGGCGTCTTCAACCTGCTGCCGCTGCTGCCGATGGACGGTGGACACATCGCCATCGCGTGGTTCGAACGGGCCCGGTCGTGGCTCTTCGCCCGGCTCGGCAAGCCCGATCCCGGCCGGGTCGACTACTTCAAACTGATGCCCGTAACGTACGCGTTGATCCTGATCGGTGGCGCGTTCACGCTGCTGACCGTCACCGCCGACGTGGTCAACCCGATAACGCTGATCCAGAGGTGA
- the ispG gene encoding flavodoxin-dependent (E)-4-hydroxy-3-methylbut-2-enyl-diphosphate synthase, which yields MTAVSLGMPAVPPPPLAPRRASRQIMVGSVPVGGGAPVSVQSMTTTLTADINATLQQIAELTASGCQIVRVAVPSQDDVEALPAIAKKSQIPVIADIHFQPKYVFAAIDAGCAAVRVNPGNIRQFDDKVKEIAAAASAARVPIRIGVNAGSLDKRLMAKYGKASAEALVESALWECSLFEEHGFRDIKISVKHNDPVVMIRAYRQLAEQCDYPLHLGVTEAGPAFQGTIKSSVAFGALLAEGIGDTIRVSLSAPPVEEIKVGNQILESLGLRERGLEIVSCPSCGRAQVDVYKLAEEVTAGLEGLPVPLRVAVMGCVVNGPGEAREADLGVASGNGKGQIFVRGKVIKTVPEAQIVETLIEEAVRLAEEMGADLPEELRELVTGPTVTVH from the coding sequence GTGACCGCCGTCAGCCTTGGCATGCCCGCCGTACCGCCGCCGCCGCTCGCGCCCCGGCGGGCCAGCCGGCAGATCATGGTCGGTTCGGTGCCGGTGGGCGGTGGCGCGCCGGTGTCGGTGCAGTCGATGACCACGACCCTGACCGCCGACATCAACGCGACTCTCCAGCAGATCGCCGAGCTGACCGCCTCCGGATGCCAGATCGTCCGGGTGGCGGTGCCGTCCCAGGACGACGTGGAGGCCCTGCCGGCGATCGCCAAGAAGTCCCAGATCCCGGTGATCGCCGACATCCACTTCCAGCCGAAGTACGTCTTCGCGGCGATCGACGCGGGCTGCGCCGCCGTCCGGGTCAACCCCGGCAACATCCGGCAGTTCGACGACAAGGTCAAGGAGATCGCGGCGGCGGCCTCGGCGGCCCGGGTGCCGATCCGGATCGGGGTGAACGCCGGTTCGCTGGACAAGCGCCTGATGGCCAAGTACGGCAAGGCCAGCGCCGAGGCCCTGGTGGAGTCGGCGCTGTGGGAGTGCTCGCTGTTCGAGGAGCACGGCTTCCGGGACATCAAGATCTCGGTGAAGCACAACGATCCGGTGGTCATGATCCGGGCGTACCGGCAGCTGGCCGAGCAGTGCGACTACCCGCTCCACCTCGGGGTGACCGAGGCCGGGCCGGCCTTCCAGGGCACCATCAAGTCGTCGGTGGCCTTCGGGGCGCTGCTGGCCGAAGGCATCGGGGACACCATCCGGGTCTCGCTCTCCGCCCCGCCGGTCGAGGAGATCAAGGTCGGCAACCAGATCCTGGAGTCCCTGGGGCTGCGGGAGCGGGGCCTGGAGATCGTGTCGTGCCCGTCCTGCGGCCGGGCCCAGGTCGACGTCTACAAGCTGGCCGAGGAGGTCACCGCCGGTCTGGAGGGGCTGCCGGTCCCGCTGCGGGTAGCGGTGATGGGCTGTGTCGTCAACGGTCCCGGCGAGGCCCGGGAGGCCGACCTCGGGGTCGCCTCCGGCAACGGCAAGGGACAGATCTTCGTCCGGGGCAAGGTGATCAAGACCGTTCCCGAGGCGCAGATCGTCGAGACCCTGATCGAGGAGGCCGTCCGGCTTGCCGAGGAGATGGGCGCGGACCTGCCGGAGGAACTCCGCGAACTGGTGACCGGCCCCACCGTCACGGTGCACTGA
- a CDS encoding PadR family transcriptional regulator has product MGFHRGFNDLHESRRRGFGFPMGPPGGRGHGGHGHGRGRGGGRGRRPNVRAAVLALLTERPMHGYEMIQELDSRTGGAWRPSPGSIYPTLQLLEDEGLIATTAEESGGGRRRFGLTEAGQAEATQAAQEPPWSEFAENTINSWHDIREAGFQAMNALRQVMMTGTDDQRERAAQVLDETRRKLYAILAESE; this is encoded by the coding sequence ATGGGTTTTCACCGAGGATTCAACGATCTGCACGAGTCCCGGAGGCGTGGCTTCGGCTTCCCGATGGGTCCGCCCGGTGGTCGAGGCCACGGCGGCCACGGCCACGGCCGGGGTCGCGGCGGCGGACGGGGACGCCGGCCGAACGTCCGGGCGGCCGTACTGGCCCTGCTCACCGAGCGGCCGATGCACGGCTACGAGATGATCCAGGAGCTGGACTCGCGTACCGGCGGCGCCTGGCGACCAAGCCCGGGGTCGATCTACCCGACCCTGCAACTCCTCGAGGACGAGGGCCTGATCGCGACCACCGCCGAGGAGTCGGGCGGCGGGCGGCGGCGCTTCGGGCTCACCGAGGCCGGACAGGCCGAGGCGACCCAGGCGGCCCAGGAGCCGCCGTGGAGTGAGTTCGCCGAGAACACCATCAACAGCTGGCACGACATCCGGGAGGCCGGATTCCAGGCGATGAACGCGCTACGCCAGGTGATGATGACCGGTACCGACGACCAACGCGAGCGGGCCGCCCAGGTGCTCGACGAGACCCGGCGGAAGCTGTACGCGATCCTCGCCGAATCGGAGTGA